In Pan paniscus chromosome 13, NHGRI_mPanPan1-v2.0_pri, whole genome shotgun sequence, one DNA window encodes the following:
- the DES gene encoding desmin — MPAACPGEGLAGLPVTGPPLADSGAQASCGGAGLPAPTATGRPFLAGQRDLAAVRGGEAGADVRRDTNSADGWGPCLPSPHPLSGRPPARRLLRAPASLARAVTMSQAYSSSQRVSSYRRTFGGAPGFPLGSPLSSPVFPRAGFGSKGSSSSVTSRVYQVSRTSGGAGGLGSLRASRLGTTRTPSSYGAGELLDFSLADAVNQEFLTTRTNEKVELQELNDRFANYIEKVRFLEQQNAALAAEVNRLKGREPTRVAELYEEELRELRRQVEVLTNQRARVDVERDNLLDDLQRLKAKLQEEIQLKEEAENNLAAFRADVDAATLARIDLERRIESLNEEIAFLKKVHEEEIRELQAQLQEQQVQVEMDMSKPDLTAALRDIRAQYETIAAKNISEAEEWYKSKVSDLTQAANKNNDALRQAKQEMMEYRHQIQSYTCEIDALKGTNDSLMRQMRELEDRFASEASGYQDNIARLEEEIRHLKDEMARHLREYQDLLNVKMALDVEIATYRKLLEGEESRINLPIQTYSALNFRETSPEQRGSEVHTKKTVMIKTIETRDGEVVSEATQQQHEVL, encoded by the exons ATGCCTGCTGCCTGCCCTGGTGAAGGATTGGCAGGCTTGCCTGTCACAGGACCCCCGCTGGCTGACTCAGGGGCGCAGGCCTCTTGCGGGGGAGCTGGCCTCCCCGCCCCCACGGCCACGGGCCGCCCTTTCCTGGCAGGACAGCGGGATCTTGCAGCTGTcaggggaggggaggcgggggCTGATGTCAGGAGGGATACAAATAGTGCCGACGGCTGGGGGCCCTGTCTCCCCTCGCCGCATCCACTCTCCGGCCGGCCGCCTGCCCGCCGCCTCCTCCGTGCGCCCGCCAGCCTCGCCCGCGCCGTCACCATGAGCCAGGCCTACTCGTCCAGCCAGCGCGTGTCCTCCTACCGCCGCACCTTCGGCGGGGCCCCGGGCTTCCCGCTCGGCTCCCCGCTGAGCTCGCCCGTGTTCCCGCGGGCGGGTTTCGGCTCTAAGGGCTCCTCCAGCTCGGTGACGTCCCGCGTGTACCAGGTGTCGCGCACGTCGGGCGGGGCCGGGGGCCTGGGGTCGCTGCGGGCCAGCCGGCTGGGGACCACCCGCACGCCCTCCTCCTACGGCGCAGGCGAGCTGCTGGACTTCTCACTGGCCGACGCGGTGAACCAGGAGTTTCTGACCACGCGCACCAACGAGAAGGTGGAGCTGCAGGAGCTCAACGACCGCTTCGCCAACTACATCGAGAAGGTGCGCTTCCTGGAGCAGCAGAACGCGGCGCTCGCCGCCGAAGTGAACCGGCTCAAGGGCCGCGAGCCGACGCGAGTGGCCGAGCTCTACGAGGAGGAGCTGCGGGAGCTGCGGCGCCAGGTGGAGGTGCTCACTAACCAGCGCGCGCGCGTCGACGTCGAGCGCGACAACCTGCTCGACGACCTGCAGCGGCTCAAGGCCAA GCTGCAGGAGGAGATTCAGTTGAAGGAAGAAGCAGAGAACAATTTGGCTGCCTTCCGAGCG GACGTGGATGCAGCTACTCTAGCTCGCATTGACCTGGAGCGCAGAATTGAATCTCTCAACGAGGAGATCGCGTTCCTTAAGAAAGTGCACGAAGAG GAGATCCGTGAGTTGCAGGCTCAGCTTCAGGAACAGCAGGTCCAGGTGGAGATGGACATGTCTAAGCCAGACCTCACTGCCGCCCTCAGGGACATCCGGGCTCAGTATGAGACCATCGCGGCTAAGAACATTTCTGAAGCTGAGGAGTGGTACAAGTCGAAG GTGTCAGACCTGACCCAGGCAGCCAACAAGAACAACGATGCCCTGCGCCAGGCCAAGCAGGAGATGATGGAATACCGACACCAGATCCAGTCCTACACCTGCGAGATTGACGCCCTCAAGGGCACT AACGATTCCCTGATGCGGCAGATGCGGGAATTGGAGGACCGATTTGCCAGTGAGGCCAGTGGCTACCAGGACAACATTGCGCGCCTGGAGGAGGAAATCCGGCACCTCAAGGATGAGATGGCCCGCCATCTGCGCGAGTACCAGGACCTGCTCAACGTGAAGATGGCCCTGGATGTGGAGATTGCCACCTACCGGAAGCtgctggagggagaggagagcCG GATCAATCTCCCCATCCAGACCTACTCTGCCCTCAACTTCCGAG AAACCAGCCCTGAGCAAAGGGGTTCTGAGGTCCATACCAAGAAGACGGTGATGATCAAGACCATCGAGACACGGGATGGGGAG gtCGTCAGTGAGGCCACACAGCAGCAGCATGAAGTGCTCTAA